A genomic region of Ignavibacteria bacterium contains the following coding sequences:
- a CDS encoding DegT/DnrJ/EryC1/StrS family aminotransferase yields the protein MNIQMVDLKRQYDKIKSEIDTAIQEVLDSTQFILGKKVKDFEEAAAKYLGVKYAVGVANGTDALQIAMMALGIGKDDEVITTPFTFVATTETIVMLGAKPVYVDIDPVSYNIDVKKIREKITPKTKAILPVHLYGNPAEMDEILSIAKEYNLYVIEDSAQGFGAEYKGRKVCSFGDVACISFFPSKNLGCYGDGGMVVTNNDEIHEKVRMIANHGSKVRYLHERLGMNSRLDALQAAILNVKLKYIDEWNNQRIQNANLYSERLKGLKQVVTPTFPDYSKHIFHQYTIKVENRDELQKFLASKNIPTAIHYPIPLHLQPAFKGFADEGSLPLAEEAAKNVISLPMHPDLKVEEIDYITNSIKEFYSK from the coding sequence ATGAACATTCAAATGGTTGATTTAAAAAGACAATACGATAAAATTAAATCAGAGATTGATACAGCAATCCAAGAAGTTTTAGACTCAACTCAATTTATTCTTGGAAAGAAAGTAAAAGATTTTGAAGAAGCAGCAGCAAAATATCTTGGTGTAAAATACGCTGTCGGTGTTGCAAATGGAACGGACGCACTTCAGATCGCAATGATGGCTTTAGGCATTGGTAAAGATGATGAAGTCATTACCACGCCATTTACTTTTGTTGCAACGACAGAAACTATTGTGATGCTTGGAGCTAAACCAGTGTATGTTGATATTGATCCAGTTTCATACAATATAGATGTAAAAAAGATCAGAGAGAAAATCACACCAAAGACAAAAGCAATATTGCCTGTTCATCTTTACGGAAATCCCGCAGAGATGGATGAAATTCTTTCAATAGCAAAAGAATATAATCTTTATGTAATCGAAGATTCAGCACAAGGATTTGGAGCTGAATATAAAGGTAGAAAGGTTTGTTCATTTGGAGATGTTGCCTGCATCAGCTTTTTCCCGAGTAAAAATCTTGGCTGTTATGGCGATGGTGGAATGGTCGTAACAAACAACGATGAAATTCATGAAAAAGTCAGGATGATTGCAAATCATGGTTCGAAGGTAAGATATCTTCACGAAAGACTTGGAATGAATTCACGACTTGATGCACTTCAAGCAGCAATTTTGAATGTTAAATTAAAATACATTGATGAGTGGAATAATCAAAGAATTCAAAACGCAAATTTGTATTCAGAAAGATTAAAAGGTCTTAAGCAAGTAGTTACTCCAACTTTTCCTGATTATTCAAAACATATTTTTCATCAATATACAATCAAAGTTGAAAATCGGGATGAATTGCAAAAATTTTTAGCAAGTAAAAATATCCCCACTGCCATACATTATCCAATCCCTTTGCATCTTCAACCAGCATTTAAAGGATTTGCAGATGAAGGTTCGCTTCCACTTGCCGAAGAAGCAGCTAAAAATGTAATCTCACTTCCAATGCATCCTGACTTAAAAGTTGAAGAAATTGATTACATCACAAATTCTATTAAGGAATTTTACTCAAAATGA